The following proteins are co-located in the Cutaneotrichosporon cavernicola HIS019 DNA, chromosome: 3 genome:
- a CDS encoding uncharacterized protein (zinc finger) — protein MSRISSATNILMEMRKLFQHPYLVAPEMDNAELSEAEQHKQLIDASGKLLFLKQLLPRLKERGRRVLLFSQFKIALDLIEDFIRGEGYKYLRLDGDVNQLYRQKDMDMFNAPGSEYFIFLLTTRAGGVGINLASADTVIVHDPDFNPHQDLQAISRAHRYGQTKRVLVFKLMMENSAEVRIINSGKKKLVLDHLVVQQLGKDREEGEYENLILYGAEDITKIDEDASSMRVWTPKMINGLIDDAEKEAEEMAKAQEAAEAAKAASQADDETSKTHSFSFAKIWETEAKEVAVADSDEPEAEPEFDEHGWVQFLQQAETTEAAQREAARAVAGRLRALKKKVKYTLESADFGDTTPEKRKNKKGKAKELSQAMVNDRDEDDSFVPGPDFNLISDDEDIPAPEGPSDLEDLSNEQRTIFGGLAAGKRKLTRHERELLRRWHSLDEKKRAEALAAATASNSSAPQAQPGDALSSGPPSAAAPGLGEASQNISAPQASAASWPVVGAQPGPGPGPATTAQRLVPLAGSSQQSHLGAVATAGEAIQRAANGEVPKVNGPPPLAHRPPMSDVKWPSMPMVTGPKHSINVAAGRAVIQDLYRALQTTDNPVGHSADWGELVRLTTPVPIRKGYYVYLGKIADGLLETGQQHNARRFSDMGGPLVAAFYFIDSGEPIYPQVQRTQPPSYQAQPHAPLDHGHHVQVVHTHAGQPGVPQPGVPQLHRGPIPPRPFAYQPASQQPHFQHGSWAAVGNGSVHLPPQPMPQQVRPPMPQPILQQVRQPFQHPIQQPVPQRVPQPVPEIVPQPAPHIVGQPMAPAMSQFSATAQPQKQIPPQPLPSASHRSLPLTQSHQTSATTPHRVSAPHRQPPSGVAGTGFPVRMSQLPSSPAASRLASIVPSVPPNSGEPQPPSPLDSRPSDASPGKVIPLSSSSLKATGAQPVVASAMQLGDSSRFDPRSHGDQSEKAKELCYWCQQHHKLRDCPGLLSWEDIEMYRQGIETSDDTAAAKASGLEALSIMEAARKERDDINSRNRRKRPHGSASDAAGDPVEIDLDSRPPSRPDTAAASKRVRTAATFQGCQVCGDELPHTLAACPIVLASADSIKAALEKFEAGSPTHDMLSKFLRATEIGVAAGALEPCAYCNTSCGMTVRQCAEVRGKRKDLKQKIRHIDECVIASNEEQLRVLKSRRVRSADWELPSLERQISDTEKEISRLERVLGRLYDAYAEWPNPRTAVTGGQQNNTRDAGGD, from the exons ATGTCGCGCATAAGCAGTGCGACCAACATCCTGATGGAG ATGAGGAAGCTGTTCCAGCATCCATACCTCGTCGCCCCGGAGATGGACAATGCGGAGCTTTCCGAAGCCGAGCAGCACAAGCAGCTCATAGACGCGAGCGGAAAGCTCCTGTTCCTCAAGCAGCTTCTTCCCCGGCTCAAGGAACGGGGGCGTCGAGTCCTGCTCTTCTCCCAG TTCAAGATTGCACTCGACCTCA TCGAAGACTTCATCCGCGGGGAAGGCTACAAGtacctccgcctcgacggTGATGTCAACCAGTTGTACCGCCAGAAGGATATGGACATGTTCAACGCGCCCGGCTCCGAGTActtcatcttcctcctcaccacgCGGGCTGGAGGTGTCGGTATCAATCTTGCCTCAGCTGACACTG TCATCGTCCATGACCCAGATTTCAATCCCCATCAAGACCTTCAG GCCATCTCGCGTGCCCATCGCTATGGGCAAACTAAGCGTGTCCTGGTATTCAAGCTCATGATGGAGAACTCAGCAGAAG TGCGCATCATCAACAGCGGCAAGAAAAAGCTTGTTCTCGACCATCTCGTTGTTCAACAGCTGGGCAAGGaccgcgaggaaggcgaaTACGAGAACCTCATTCTTTACGGGGCTGAGGACATCACCAagatcgacgaggacgcgtcgTCCATGCGTGTTTGGACGCCAAAGATGATCAACGGCCTTATCGACGACGctgagaaggaggctgaggagatggcgaaggcgcaggaggcggcggaggcggccAAAGCCGCGTCGCAAGCAGACGATGAAACCTCAAAGACTCACAGTTTCTCGTTCGCCAAGATCTGGGAGACCGAAGCCAAAGAGGTTGCTGTTGCGGATTCCGACGAGCCCGAAGCCGAACCAGAGTTCGACGAGCACGGCTGGGTCCAGTTCTTACAGCAAGCGGAAACAACTGAGGCTGCACAACGAGAGGCCGCCAGAGCCGTCGCCGGTCGCCTGCGCGCCCtgaagaagaaggtcaAGTACACGCTGGAGAGTGCCGACTTTGGCGACACCACTCCtgagaagaggaagaacaagaagggcaaggccaaggagctcaGCCAGGCCATGGTCAACGACAGAGACGAAGACGACAGTTTCGTGCCAGGTCCCGACTTCAACCTTATaagtgacgacgaggacataCCCGCCCCCGAGGGCCCCAGCGACTTGGAGGATCTCAGTAACGAGCAACGCACAATTTTCGGCGGGTTGGCCGCGGGCAAACGAAAGCTCACCAggcacgagcgcgagctcctgCGAAGGTGGCACAGTCTCGACGAGAAGAAACGTGCGGAGGCTCTAGCCGCAGCGACTGCCTCCAATTCATCAGCGCCACAAGCGCAACCAGGGGACGCTCTGTCTTCTGGTCCTCCATCTGCAGCTGCTCCAGGACTAGGTGAGGCGTCCCAGAACATTTCCGCTCCCCAAGCTTCGGCCGCCTCGTGGCCGGTTGTCGGCGCTCAACCTGGACCTGGTCCCGGACCGGCGACGACTGCACAGCGGCTTGTACCACTAGCTGGTAGCAGCCAACAATCGCACCTTGGAGCCGTCGCAACTGCGGGGGAGGCAATCCAACGCGCGGCCAATGGTGAGGTTCCGAAAGTCAACGGTCCTCCGCCCCTGGCACACCGCCCACCAATGTCGGACGTGAAATGGCCAAGCATGCCTATGGTGACAGGACCCAAACACTCTATCAACGTGGCCGCCGGTCGAGCCGTCATCCAGGACCTTTACAGAGCCTTGCAGACGACAGACAATCCCGTGGGCCATTCTGCGGACTGGGGCGAACTCGTCAGACTCACCACTCCGGTTCCGATACGCAAAGGATATTACGTATATTTGGGCAAGATCGCAGACGGACTGTTGGAAACTGGGCAACAACACAATGCCCGACGCTTCTCCGACATGGGGGGTCCGTTAGTCGCCGCCTTCTACTTCATTGATTCCGGCGAACCGATCTACCCACAAGTTCAGCGCACTCAACCGCCGAGCTACCAGGCTCAGCCTCACGCGCCACTGGACCATGGCCACCACGTGCAAGTCGTGCATACACATGCTGGGCAACCTGGCGTTCCACAACCTGGCGTTCCACAACTCCATCGAGGACCCATCCCACCCCGCCCGTTCGCCTACCAGCCTGCATCGCAACAGCCCCACTTCCAACACGGAAGCTGGGCTGCCGTCGGCAACGGCTCAGTACACCTGCCGCCTCAGCCTATGCCTCAGCAGGTACGGCCGCCCATGCCTCAGCCCATACTTCAGCAGGTGCGACAGCCCTTCCAACACCCCATCCAACAGCCAGTGCCGCAGCGTGTGCCGCAGCCAGTGCCTGAGATCGTGCCACAACCTGCGCCGCACATTGTTGGGCAACCCATGGCGCCCGCCATGTCCCAATTCTCCGCGACTGCCCAACCTCAGAAACAAATTCCTCCCCAGCCTCTGCCCTCAGCCTCACATCGATCCCTTCCGTTAACACAATCTCATCAAACTTCAGCGACCACCCCTCACCGAGTCTCAGCTCCGCACCGTCAACCTCCTTCCGGCGTTGCTGGAACGGGCTTCCCGGTTCGCATGTCACAGC TTCCGTCCTCACCTGCGGCCAGTAGGCTCGCTTCAATAGTGCCGTCGGTGCCTCCAAACAGCGGAGAACCACAGCCACCATCACCACTCGACTCACGTCCGTCCGATGCATCACCTGGCAAGGTGATTCCGCTCTCGAGCAGCTCTCTGAAAGCAACGGGCGCTCAACCGGTTGTCGCCAGCGCGATGCAGCTCGGTGACTCGTCCCGGTTTGACCCCAGGTCGCATGGTGACCAATCGGAGAAGGCCAAAGAGTTGTGCTATTGGTGCCAGCAGCACCACAAGTTGCGAGACTGTCCCGGCCTGCTCTCCTGGGAGGATATCGAGATGTACCGCCAGGGGATTGAGACGAGCGACGATACGGCCGCAGCCAAG GCCAGCGGACTCGAGGCGCTCTCCATCATGGAGGCTGCTCGCAAAGAGCGTGACGACATTAATAGCAGGAACCGAAGGAAGCGGCCTCACGGTAGCGCGAGTGACGCGGCAGGCGATCCTGTCGAGATCGATTTGGACTCGCGGCCTCCTTCGCGCCCCGACACCGCTGCGGCTTCGAAACGTGTGCGGACGGCTGCAACGTTCCAGGGTTGCCAGGTCTGCGGCGATGAGCTGCCACACACTTTAGCTGCCTGTCCCATCGTCTTGGCCAGTGCCGACTCCATCAAAGC tgCTTTGGAAAAATTTGAAGCGGGATCGCCAACGCACGACATGCTGTCAAAGTTCCTTCGCGCCACCGAAATCGGCGTAGCGGCTGGCGCCTTAGAGCCATGTGCGTACTGCAACACGTCATGCGGCATGACGGTGCGCCAGTgcgccgaggtgcgcgGCAAGCGAAAGGACTTGAAGCAAAAGATCCGCCACATCGACGAGTGTGTGATCGCCAGCAACGAGGAACAGCTTCGCGTACTTAAGAGCCGGCGCGTGAGGAGCGCCGATTGGGAGCTTCCGAGCCTTGAGAGGCAGATTTCCGACACCGAGAAGGAAATCTCGCGGTTAGAGCGCGTTCTCGGACGTCTGTACGATGCGTACGCCGAGTGGCCTAACCCGAGGACAGCTGTTACTGGAGGGCAACAAAACAACACGAGAGACGCTGGTGGGGATTAG
- the ARL1 gene encoding uncharacterized protein (Belongs to the small GTPase superfamily. Arf family) encodes MGLSLSRIYSSLSSLAFWGKDKEVRILMVGLDSAGKTTILYRLQIGEVVSTIPTIGFNVETVSYKNINFQVWDLGGQSSIRPYWRCYYANTQAIIYVIDSADAARLPTSRSELLTMLAEEELKNVPVLVFANKQDMAGALSPAEISDKLGLAGQEKGREWSVRGSCATKGEGLEEGLDWLVNTIQK; translated from the exons ATGGGCTTGTCTCTGTCACGCATCTACTCGAGTCTATCGAGCCTCGCGTTCTGGGGGAAAGACAAGGAGGTCCGCATCCTCAtggtcggcctcgactcTGCTGGGAAG ACAACGATCCTGTACCGCCTGCAAATCGGAGAAGTCGTGTCCACCATTCCCA CGATCGGGTTCAATGTCGAGACAGTGTCGTACAAGAACATCAACTTCCAAGTGTGGGACCTCGGGGGACAGTCGAGCATCAGGCCATACTGGCGATGCTACTACGCCAACACACAA GCAATCATCTATGTGATCGACTcggccgacgcggcgcgcctGCCTACATCCCGCTCAGAGCTGTTGACAATGCtcgcagaggaggagctcaagaacGTTCCTGTGCTCGTGTTTGCCAATAAGCAGGACATGGCTGGCGCTCTCTCGCCGGCTGAAATTagcgacaagctcggccttgccggACAGGAGAAGGGGCGGGAGTGGAGCGTGCGCGGGAGCTGCGCGaccaagggcgaggggctcgaggagggtCTTGACTG GCTTGTGAACACAATACAGAAGTAG
- a CDS encoding uncharacterized protein (Uncharacterised conserved protein (DUF2373)) codes for MSDERETKDERRARRAAKNEGKARAVEARTAEVMDPAPEMKETKEERKARKAAKKEEKARAEASEAKEGAAEVPETKETKEETKEERKAKKRAGKEAKAKTVEEGDAKEKKDKKRKRDEPAEPPKKKVALDMSAPIFADENLSDPAKKAIHYAQQFGTAAWKFNKARQGWLLRNLWSEVPDEHVAVVVAYLKTVMGGVRGALATKAMEYAKDEVVEEKTEEKTEEKTEEKTEEKTEEKTEEKTEETVEGEEKSKEEGKEDKEEADPSDAEERARRRERARQLLEAMGESYST; via the exons ATGTcggacgagcgcgagacTAAAGATGAGCgtcgggcgaggagggcagcTAAGAATGAG GGGAAGGCGCGTGCAGTTGAGGCCCGGACGGCCGAGGTGATGGACCCCGCCCCAGAGATGAAGGAGACTaaggaggagcgcaaggcgaggaaggcggccaagaaAGAG GAGAAGGCCCGCGCGGAGGCTTCTGAAGCGAAGGAAGGCGCAGCCGAGGTCCCGGAGACAAAGGAGACCAAGGAAgagaccaaggaggagcgcaaggcgaAGAAACGCGCCGGCAAGGAG gcaAAGGCCAAGActgtcgaggaaggtgatgccaaggagaagaaggataagaagcgcaagcgcgacgagcccgCCGAGCCTcccaagaagaaggtcgcgctcgacatgTCTGCCCCGATCTTTGCGGACGAGAACCTGTCCGACCCGGCCAAGAAGG cgaTTCACTACGCGCAGCAGTTTGGCACCGCAGCGTGGAAGTTCAACAAGGCCCGACAGGGGTGGTTGTTGCGCAACTTGTGGAGCGAGGTTCCGGACGAGCATGTCGCTGTTGTTGTGGCATACCTCAAGACTGTGATGGGCGGTGTGCGCGGG GCGTTGGCCACCAAGGCTATGGAGTACGCTaaggacgaggtggtggaggagaagacggaggagaagacggaggagaagacggaggagaagacggaggagaagacggaggagaagacggaggagaagacggaggagacggtggagggggaagaGAAGAGTAAGGAAGAGGGCAAGGAagacaaggaggaggccgaccCCTCtgatgccgaggagcgcgcacGGCGAAGGGAGCGTGCTCGCCAGCTTCTTGAGGCGATGGGCGAGTCGTACAGCACATAG
- a CDS encoding uncharacterized protein (RPR), which yields MADDLLKAFDTLLERTVVNSRLSGSKVKDLQELALKAVAHDHELVTSLLKLNTSLPPASTARISSLYVFDAIARAAKAKAAGTQVSTDRGRGTPAGLLAKMEAVVDEWIQGMVDDGKGGVWSDGRDKTRKVVEIWRKGSTFPDPCVSQLAARIAAASTPGSRSPLGPVAQKPARSTTPVEPPPFHLIERYARTMGGTPKSHSPAPHQQQGQLPPEIMAMLGVVKEEPEPVAAPVPQSNAALDAVLANVRKPTTPNLDTASLAALANLGATLGQKPQPLQPTATQSLPPRPKDDLNGHPPVDRSGDGRERRRSRSPDRWHDRPRDDYRERDPRGFRDRDPRRGSWDRDREGDRDRDRDMRHRDFDRDSRRDPREREYPTRDRDPREYRDPRDRERDREHKDHGRDRDYPRDRNPRDPREARGCEPRERDLPRDPRDSREPKVGPRDRSRDRPPSEGRSTLPPKPDGLPPRPIPQSANMPLPRRGSQSQTRERDETRNGGFQTGSTLETFDWSTFNAGDGACWAALGEAWRASTGQEPNQMELMQFMVAQMSGMGSMGGTGSEGGMGMGMGMGMGMGMGGMGMGGMGMGGFQ from the exons ATGGCagacgacctcctcaag GCGTTTGACACGCTGCTCGAACGGACAGTGGTCAACAGCCGCCTCTCTGGCAGCAAGGTCAAGGATCTCCAGGAACTTGCCTTGAAGGCGGTAGCACATGACCACGAGCTGGTGACATCGCTGCTGAAGCTAAACACATCACTTCCGCCTGCAAGCACCGCGCGCATCAGCTCGCTCTATGTGTTTGACGCGATCGCTCGcgctgccaaggccaaggccgcggGTACGCAAGTGTCGACTGACCGTGGCCGGGGCACACCCGCAGGCCTGCTAGCCAAGATGGAGGCCGTGGTTGACGAGTGGATCCAGGGCATGGTCGACGATGGGAAAGGAGGGGTCTGGTCGGACGGCCGG GACAAGACGCGCAAGGTTGTGGAAATCTGGAGGAAGGGCTCGACCTTTCCCGACCCATGTGTCAGTCAACTAGCAGCTCGGATCGCGGCTGCATCAACACCAGGATCACGCTCGCCACTTGGCCCAGTGGCACAGAAACCAG CACGTTCCACGACACCGGTCGAGCCACCACCGTTCCACCTCATCGAGAGATACGCGCGCACGATGGGCGGCACGCCTAAGTCGCACTCACCCGCGCCTCATCAGCAGCAGGGTCAGCTTCCGCCAGAAATCATGGCCATGCTAGgcgtcgtcaaggaggagccTGAACCTGTCGCCGCTCCGGTTCC GCAATCCAATGctgccctcgacgccgtgcTCGCCAACGTGCGGAAACCCACAACCCCGAACCTTGACACTGCGAGCCTGGCTGCACTCGCAAACTTGGGCGCGACTCTCGGCCAGAAACCGCAACCGCTGCAGCCAACCGCAACACAATCGCTCCCCCCGCGTCCCAAAGATGACCTGAACGGCCACCCACCAGTTGACCGCAGCGGTGACGGGCGTGAACGTCGGCGTTCTCGCTCACCCGACCGCTGGCACGACCGTCCGCGGGACGACTATCGGGAGCGTGATCCGCGGGGCTTTCGTGACCGCGACCCAAGGCGTGGGAGCTGGGATCGCGACCGCGAaggcgaccgcgaccgtgaTCGTGACATGCGCCACAGAGACTTCGATCGCGACTCAAGACGTGATcctcgcgagcgcgagtacCCAACACGTGACCGCGACCCGCGAGAATACCGAGACCCGCGCGACCGtgagcgcgaccgcgagcaCAAGGATCATGGCCGCGATCGTGATTATCCGCGCGACCGTAATCCTCGCGACCCGCGCGAAGCGCGTGGATGCGAACCCCGTGAGCGCGATCTCCCCCGTGACCCACGTGACTCTCGTGAACCCAAGGTTGGTCCTCGCGATCGATCGCGCGACCGTCCCCCAAGCGAGGGGAGGAGCACACTGCCCCCGAAACCCGACGGCCTTCCGCCCCGCCCAATCCCGCAGAGCGCCAATATGCCTCTCCCGCGTCGCGGCTCACAGTCCCAAACTCGCGAGCGGGATGAGACCCGTAATGGGGGCTTCCAGACTGGATCGACGCTAGAGACCTTTGACTGGTCAACGTTCAACGCCGGCGATGGGGCCTGCTGGGCTGCTCTGGGAGAAGCGTGGCGCGCGTCAACAGGACAAGAACCCAACCAGATGGAACTCATGCAGTTCATGGTGGCGCAGATGAGCGGCATGGGTAGCATGGGTGGTACGGGCTCCGAGGGGGGTATGGGTATGGGTATGGGTATGGGTATGGGTATGGGTATGGGTGGCATGGGTATGGGAGGTATGGGTATGGGCGGGTTCCAGTAG
- the YET3 gene encoding uncharacterized protein (B-cell receptor-associated protein 31-like): protein MTLYYTLCFALLMAEVGLFTTIIAPMPFTMRKRLMHFLSENPIIAKIQYGLKITFIFIAVLFVDALQRMVRIAQEGAKAKAQPDITDARTEVTYAARRFYAQRNLYLTGATLFLSLILSRVFYILLDFINTQEQLNALSSKTAKGSQAAGETEELRKRVRELEAQLKTSQAQGRDFDTLKKQASQQANEYNRLADEHIKATGAKSDKKAD from the exons ATGACG ctaTACTACACCT TGTGTTTCGCGCTCCTCATGGCCGAGGTGGGCCTCTTCACAACCATCATCGCACCCATGCCCTTCACCATGCGCAAGCG CCTGATGCACTTCTTGAGCGAGAACCCCATCATCGCCAAGATCCAGTACGGC ctcaAAATCACCTTCAT TTTCATCGCGGTGCTCTTCGTTGACGCCCTCCAGCGCATGGTCCGCATTGCGCAGGAGGGCGCAaaggccaaggcgcagCCTGATATCACTGACGCGCGTACCGAGGTCACGTA CGCCGCTCGCCGTTTCTACGCACAGCGTAACC TCTACCTCACTGGTGCGactctcttcctctcgctcATCCTCTCGCGTGTCTTCtacatcctcctcgacttTATCAACACTCAGGAGCAGCTGAACGCCCTCTCATCCAAGACGGCCAAGGGATCGCAGGCCGCcggcgagaccgaggagcTCCGCAAGCgtgtgcgcgagctcgaggcgcagcTCAAGACGTCTCAGGCCCAGGGGCGCGACTTTGACACGCTCAAGAAGCAGGCGTCCCAACAGGCCAACGAGTACAACCGTCTCGCTGACGAGCACATTAAGGCT ACCGGCGCCAAGTCGGACAAGAAAGCCGACTAA
- the HRR25 gene encoding uncharacterized protein (Protein tyrosine kinase), which translates to MRLPTALSPPSIYIITQQLQHKTSLPKMSSMDLRVGGKYRIGKKIGSGSFGDIYLGVNIVSGEEVAIKLESVKAKHPQLEYESKVYKSLAGGVGVPFVRWYGTECDYNAMVLDLLGPSLEDLFNFCNRKFSLKTVLLLADQLISRVEYIHSRNFIHRDIKPDNFLMGIGKRGNQVNVIDFGLAKKYRDPKTHLHIPYRENKNLTGTARYTSINTHLGVEQSRRDDLESLGYVLMYFLRGQLPWQGLKAATKKQKYDRIMEKKMTTPTDILCRGFPNEFAIYLNYCRSLRFDDKPDYSYLRKLFRDLFVREGFQYDYVFDWSVQPPPPKDDEQTFMQQQKRRVVADAHLGGQVQDSQVDSQQRQLRSQTRKDARDPRSGAW; encoded by the exons ATGCGACTTCCAACTGCACTATCCCCGC CGTCAATCTACATCATAACCCAACAGCTCCAACACAAG ACCTCACTACCCAAGATGTCTTCCATGGACCTCCGTGTCGGCGGCAAGTACCGCATCGGCAAGAAGATCGGCAGCGGCTCGTTTG GTGACATCTACCTCGGTGTCAACATCGTATcaggcgaggaggttgccatcaagctcgagtcggtcaaggccaagcacCCTCAGCTTGAGTATGAGTCCAAGGTGTACAAGTCGCTCGCcggtggcgtcggcgtcccATTCGTCCGCTGGTATGGTACCGAGTGCGACTACAACGCCATGGTTCTTGACCTTCT CGGCCCTTCGCTTGAGGACCTGTTCAACTTCTGCAACCGCAAGTTCAGCTTGAAGACGGTCCTGCTCCTTGCCGATCAGCTGATCTCGCGTGTCGAGTATATCCACTCGCGCAACTTTATCCACCGCGACATCAAGCCGGACAACTTCCTCATGGGCATTGGCAAGAGGGGCAACCAGGTCAACGTCATCGACTTCGGTCTCGCCAAGAAGTACCGTGACCCCAAGACGCACCTGCACATCCCCTACCGTGAGAACAAGAACCTCACCGGCACTGCCCGTTACACCTCGATCAACACCCACCTGGGTGTCGAGCAGTCCCgtcgcgacgacctcgagtcGCTCGGCTACGTACTCATGTACTTCCTCCGTGGACAGCTCCCGTGGCAGGGTCTCAAGGCCGCGACCAAGAAGCAGAAGTACGACCGCATCAtggagaagaagatgaCCACACCCACCGACATTCTCTGTCGCGGCTTCCCGAACGAGTTCGCCATCTACCTCAACTACTGCCGCTCGCTCCGCTTCGACGACAAGCCCGACTACTCGTACCTCCGCAAGCTCTTCCGCGATCTCTTCGTCCGCGAGGGGTTCCAGTACGACTACGTCTTCGACTGGTCGGTCCagccccctccccccaaggacgacgagcagaCGTTCATGCAGCAGCAGAAGCGCCGTGTTGTCGCCGACGCTCACCTTGGTGGCCAGGTCCAGGACTCGCAGGTCGACTCGCAGCAGCGCCAGCTGCGCTCCCAGACGCgcaaggacgcgcgcgacccTCGCAGCGGAGCCTGGTAA
- a CDS encoding uncharacterized protein (Proteasome maturation factor UMP1) produces MSLRVAPPTVNNAREEYTVSTKATNHPLTGTHDAFRYGPTSAAQIVAAGNASPLQWAETQAQLRQTIQRQTFGMAVPLRQAMEVKIAKELHHPAMLSATPSGLPLGGTHNLALEILQGKDEGLDETDFMSGGADLREILDVNAVMERSRGI; encoded by the exons ATG TCGCTCCGTGTTGCGCCACCAACCGTTAACAATGCTCGCGAGGAGTACACGGTCTCCACAAAG GCCACCAACCACCCGCTTACCGGCACCCACGACGCTTTCCGCTATGGGCCAACATCGGCTGCCCAGATTGTTGCCGCGGGCAACGCCAGCCCCCTCCAG tggGCCGAGACGCAGGCGCAGCTGCGTCAGACCATCCAGCGCCAGACGTTTGGTATGGCTGTGCCCCTCCGTCAGGCAATGGAGGTTAAGATCGCCAAGGAG CTGCACCACCCGGCCATGCTCTCCGCCACCCCGTCCGGCCTTCCCCTTGGGGGAACACacaacctcgccctcgaaATCCTCCagggcaaggacgaggGGCTTGACGAGACGGACTTTatgagcggcggcgcggacctgcgcgagatcctcgacgtcaacgCCGTGATGGAGCGCAGCCGTGGCATTTAG